The genomic region CGTCCAGTTCGGTATTGGTCTGCGGCTTCCAGATCGTCTTGATCGATTCGGCCTCACCGAGAGCAGCTTCCAGAGCCTTCGACACTTCGCCGATGTCTTCAAACGCGCAGATGATGACGTGTTCTTCTTCGCCGGACTGCACATCGTCAGCGCCAGCTTCGATGGCTGCTTCCATCACCTTGTCGGCGTCGCCAACAGACGACTTGTAGATGATTTCCCCAACGCGATCGAACATGAAGGAAACCGAACCGGTTTCGCCCAGCGCACCGCCCGACTTCGTGAAGGCTGCACGGACATTGGATGCCGTGCGGTTACGGTTGTCCGTCAGCGCTTCCACGATGACCGATACGCCGCCGGGACCACGGCCTTCGTAGCGCACTTCATCATAGTTCTCGCCGTCATTGCCGGCAGCCTTCTTGATGGCGCGCTCGATATTGTCCTTTGGCATGGACTGCGCCTTGGCGTTCTGGATCGCCAGACGCAGACGCGGGTTCATCGCAGGATCAGGCAGACCCTGCTTGGCAGCGACGGTGATTTCGCGCCCGAGCTTGGAAAACATTTTCGACCGCACCGCATCCTGACGGCCCTTGCGGTGCATGATATTCTTAAACTGTGAATGGCCGGCCATGGCACCCCTGTTCTGTTTAAAATGCTGCGCACGGAAGCGTCACGCATGAAACAGAGATCAAGCAGAGAAGGGCCGCGGTCGGGCCACAGTGCTTTCCGTGCAGAATGGCGGCGTTATAAGGAATTCAGGCCCATTCGTCCAGCAAAAGCGCTACAAACATCGATTCCCTGTCAATAAAGGCAATATCGCTCGACCCGGCGGGCAAAGCCGATTATCTATAAATTCATGATTCAGCCTCCCCACAACACCCCCGGCGAAACCATCGCAGCCCGCATCAGCCGCATCCTTGCCGACCGCATCATTGCGGGCGAGATCGAACCGGGCACCAAACTGCGACAGGATCACATCGCGGAAGAATTCGAAACCAGCCATGTGCCGGTCCGCGAAGCGTTCCGACGATTGGAGGCTCAGGGCCTTGCAGTATCGGAACCGCGACGCGGCGTCCGGGTTGCGTCGTTCGATATTGGTGAGATCAGGGAAGTTGCGGAAATGCGGGCGGCTCTGGAAGTTCTGGCGCTCCGCCACGCGGCACCGCACATCACGCAGGCAACGCTCGACGCCGCCGAACAGGCAACGCTGGAAGGCGACAAGTCGCGCGACGTCAGAAGCTGGGAAGACGCCAACCGCCGCTTTCATCGGCTCATACTCGACCCCTGCAAAATGCCGCGCCTGCTCGCCGCAATCGATGACCTTCACGCCGCCAGCGCGCGGTTCCTTTTCGCCACATGGCGCTCGGAATGGGAAGCCCGCACCGACCATGACCACCGGGCGATATTGCAAGCGCTGCGCCAGAACGATGTCGACAGCGCCGCCACGATACTCGCCAGGCACGTGCAATGGATCGGACACCGCCCGGTCAAGACTGCATCGGGCAAGACGCGCGATTCGTTCGCGATCGTCGGCTGACGCGATCGCACGCGCTTCCTTCCGACTTTAACCTATCTCTATACCCACGCGGATTTCAGGCGGCGGAGCGGGCTTTTTGCGCGCAACTTTCACAGCAAGGGATCGTGCCGTTCGTTCGGCTCTTGCGTTTATC from Brucella intermedia LMG 3301 harbors:
- a CDS encoding GntR family transcriptional regulator, which encodes MIQPPHNTPGETIAARISRILADRIIAGEIEPGTKLRQDHIAEEFETSHVPVREAFRRLEAQGLAVSEPRRGVRVASFDIGEIREVAEMRAALEVLALRHAAPHITQATLDAAEQATLEGDKSRDVRSWEDANRRFHRLILDPCKMPRLLAAIDDLHAASARFLFATWRSEWEARTDHDHRAILQALRQNDVDSAATILARHVQWIGHRPVKTASGKTRDSFAIVG
- a CDS encoding YebC/PmpR family DNA-binding transcriptional regulator, which produces MAGHSQFKNIMHRKGRQDAVRSKMFSKLGREITVAAKQGLPDPAMNPRLRLAIQNAKAQSMPKDNIERAIKKAAGNDGENYDEVRYEGRGPGGVSVIVEALTDNRNRTASNVRAAFTKSGGALGETGSVSFMFDRVGEIIYKSSVGDADKVMEAAIEAGADDVQSGEEEHVIICAFEDIGEVSKALEAALGEAESIKTIWKPQTNTELDEEKARSVLKLLNVLEDDDDVQNVYTNFEVSDEVMEKLSA